Proteins from a genomic interval of Collinsella sp. zg1085:
- a CDS encoding HAD family hydrolase, translating into MAISPPIKRIYTVLREVDKMEYRVVMSDMDETFLDERHQIPPANLQALEYLHNQGVLFVPSSGRPYSSILSNFGDAHQALLQDSYVISYNGGFINRVGNNQPLHSCALDSALAHKLYRIGVEANLCIHVCFPDGYIVVLDPPAEERAYLVGLSGVALAHKQDFPSLEAVLEHYGYTEVVKFCVMSEHYPELLDLGASLKPELVDEPCDITYSSGRYLEFMPQGVNKGSGLRSFSQLVGIPPEQIIAVGDARNDLEMVKAAGLGLCVANASSELKAQADVVLKSSNRDGALVEIVERFFS; encoded by the coding sequence ATGGCTATTTCGCCACCTATAAAGCGTATCTACACGGTTTTGAGAGAGGTTGATAAGATGGAGTATCGTGTTGTTATGTCTGATATGGATGAGACCTTTTTAGATGAGCGGCACCAAATTCCACCTGCAAACCTACAAGCGCTTGAATATCTCCACAACCAGGGCGTTCTTTTTGTGCCCAGCTCAGGCAGACCGTATTCTTCAATTCTGTCGAACTTTGGCGACGCTCATCAAGCACTTCTTCAAGATAGCTATGTCATCTCATATAACGGCGGATTCATTAACCGCGTAGGCAATAATCAGCCGCTTCACTCCTGCGCACTCGATTCTGCGCTTGCGCACAAGCTCTATCGCATTGGTGTGGAGGCAAATCTTTGTATTCACGTTTGTTTTCCTGACGGTTATATTGTCGTTCTTGACCCGCCTGCAGAAGAACGTGCCTATTTGGTAGGCCTCAGCGGCGTTGCACTGGCGCACAAACAAGACTTTCCAAGCCTTGAAGCTGTACTAGAACACTATGGCTATACAGAGGTAGTTAAGTTTTGTGTTATGAGTGAGCACTACCCTGAGCTACTTGATTTGGGCGCATCACTTAAGCCAGAACTGGTAGACGAGCCTTGTGACATCACCTACTCATCAGGACGCTACCTTGAGTTTATGCCACAAGGTGTCAATAAAGGAAGCGGGCTTAGGAGCTTCTCACAGCTTGTGGGCATTCCCCCTGAGCAGATTATTGCCGTAGGCGATGCCCGCAACGACCTTGAAATGGTAAAGGCAGCCGGGTTAGGACTTTGCGTTGCTAACGCAAGTTCTGAGCTTAAAGCTCAAGCCGATGTTGTACTCAAGAGCAGCAACCGTGACGGTGCGCTTGTAGAGATTGTCGAGCGCTTTTTCTCGTAA
- the trpS gene encoding tryptophan--tRNA ligase, producing MSNERSYETALKRSDEIRADLNLHPEAYTMLTGDRPTGRLHLGHYFGTLKGRVELQNAGIRTHVLIADYQVITDRDTTEHIQDNVYNLVIDYLACGIDPNKTMIYAHSAVPAANQLMLPFLSLVSEAELQRNPTVKAEMEASGHELTGLLLTYPVHQACDILFCKGNVVPVGKDQLPHIELTRLIARKFNNRYGKVFPEVDALLSETPLLPGLDGRKMSKSYGNAINISMTEEETAKRIKKSQTDGERMISFDPEQRPGVSGLLSTAAICTGRTEQDIAAEVGMGGSGQLKAYVTQAVNDYFAPIRERRHTIEQDLDFVKDVLHEGNRRAAALAEETLAEVREAMGMVY from the coding sequence ATGTCAAACGAACGTAGCTATGAAACTGCTCTTAAACGAAGCGACGAAATTCGTGCCGATTTGAATCTCCACCCCGAGGCCTATACCATGCTCACCGGGGATCGTCCCACCGGCCGCTTGCACCTTGGCCATTACTTTGGCACCTTAAAAGGGCGCGTAGAACTTCAAAATGCCGGTATTCGTACGCACGTGCTTATTGCCGATTATCAGGTTATTACTGACCGCGACACCACTGAGCACATTCAAGACAATGTCTATAACCTTGTGATTGACTATCTTGCCTGTGGAATAGACCCCAATAAAACCATGATTTATGCCCACTCGGCAGTACCTGCTGCAAACCAGCTGATGCTGCCCTTCTTGTCACTGGTCTCTGAAGCAGAGCTGCAGCGCAATCCTACGGTTAAAGCAGAAATGGAAGCCTCTGGCCACGAGTTGACCGGGCTTTTACTCACCTATCCAGTGCATCAGGCCTGCGATATTTTATTTTGCAAAGGCAATGTAGTGCCAGTTGGCAAGGATCAGCTTCCTCATATCGAGCTCACGCGCTTAATTGCCCGCAAATTTAACAACCGCTATGGCAAGGTATTCCCTGAAGTAGACGCTCTTCTAAGTGAAACCCCCTTGCTCCCCGGTCTTGACGGACGCAAGATGTCAAAAAGCTATGGCAATGCCATCAATATCTCAATGACAGAAGAAGAAACGGCGAAGCGCATAAAAAAGAGCCAAACCGATGGCGAGCGCATGATTAGCTTTGACCCCGAGCAGCGCCCAGGCGTTTCGGGTCTTTTGTCAACAGCAGCAATTTGCACGGGTCGTACTGAGCAAGACATTGCAGCTGAGGTTGGCATGGGTGGCTCAGGACAGCTCAAAGCATATGTTACGCAAGCAGTGAACGACTACTTTGCTCCTATTCGCGAACGTCGACACACCATTGAGCAAGACCTTGATTTTGTCAAAGATGTACTCCACGAAGGGAATCGGCGCGCAGCCGCTCTTGCCGAAGAAACCCTTGCTGAAGTTCGTGAAGCCATGGGTATGGTTTATTAA
- a CDS encoding glycosyltransferase family 4 protein — protein MVVTLITTPLAKRLAISLDAVDYPSKRRINKTPIPRLGGLAVFCGIAAAVGVQVFGHTSFGWAVALVPHPSLAINYPMLALAFLIMVLTGAVDDVIQLSPRQKLAGQILAAILAAASGLLIQNIVNPLNRAEITLGFFAYPLTVIYLVAYTNIINLIDGLDGLATGVSAIAGCSMFSFSVLAGRSDAALIAIALIGACLGFLYYNFHPASIFLGDSGALLLGFALGSISLLNVSRVAALTSVIMPLIVAGVPIIDTFSAIIRRKRAHMSIGQADTGHIHHRLIQEGFDQRQAVLLIYAWTILLSIGAALINQVEVMPRILIFIVLLVSSAAFALRLHLFDPVLLHHYNPKTPQARDDASRDEACIPETTVSRMAHKRRVQALKLATHKRESQQRHTCTEQAPADARKTDARHSSAQKPPQSPSPPSRS, from the coding sequence ATGGTAGTTACCCTTATAACTACCCCGCTTGCAAAGCGTCTTGCCATATCCCTTGATGCTGTTGATTACCCATCAAAGCGTCGAATCAATAAAACGCCTATTCCACGTCTTGGCGGACTTGCCGTATTCTGTGGCATTGCTGCAGCGGTTGGCGTGCAGGTATTTGGTCACACGAGCTTTGGCTGGGCAGTTGCGCTTGTGCCGCATCCAAGCCTGGCTATCAACTACCCCATGCTCGCTCTTGCCTTCTTGATTATGGTGTTAACCGGCGCCGTTGATGATGTGATACAGCTCTCACCGCGCCAAAAACTGGCAGGACAAATACTTGCCGCAATCCTTGCAGCAGCAAGCGGCTTGCTTATTCAAAATATCGTTAACCCGCTCAACCGCGCCGAAATTACGCTTGGTTTTTTTGCCTATCCACTCACCGTTATCTATCTTGTTGCCTACACCAATATCATCAACCTCATAGACGGCCTTGATGGTCTTGCCACCGGCGTATCAGCCATTGCAGGCTGCTCTATGTTTTCTTTCTCGGTTCTCGCTGGACGCTCTGATGCTGCACTTATTGCTATTGCTCTTATCGGAGCTTGTTTGGGCTTTTTATACTATAACTTTCATCCAGCAAGCATTTTCTTAGGTGACTCAGGAGCCTTACTGCTTGGCTTTGCTTTGGGGTCAATCTCACTGCTCAACGTATCGCGTGTTGCCGCTCTTACCAGTGTAATTATGCCGCTTATTGTTGCCGGTGTGCCTATCATCGATACCTTCTCAGCCATTATTCGGCGCAAGCGCGCACATATGAGCATTGGGCAAGCAGACACCGGTCATATTCACCACCGCCTCATTCAGGAGGGCTTTGACCAACGACAAGCGGTGCTTCTTATTTATGCTTGGACTATCCTGCTTTCAATTGGTGCTGCCCTTATTAACCAAGTTGAAGTTATGCCGCGTATTCTCATCTTTATCGTACTGCTTGTATCTTCAGCAGCCTTTGCTCTGCGCCTTCACCTCTTTGATCCGGTGCTGCTTCATCACTACAATCCAAAAACGCCACAAGCCCGCGATGATGCTTCGCGCGATGAAGCGTGTATTCCCGAGACAACTGTCTCACGCATGGCGCACAAGCGCCGAGTACAAGCTCTTAAACTCGCCACGCACAAACGCGAGTCTCAACAAAGGCATACGTGCACAGAACAAGCGCCTGCTGACGCGCGCAAAACAGATGCACGCCACAGTAGCGCTCAGAAGCCGCCTCAAAGCCCTTCACCTCCCTCGCGCTCATAA
- a CDS encoding ATP-binding cassette domain-containing protein yields MEETKDSKMIQNQTIIKAEELCVYFKRTNTKALENISFEVGKGETIALLGHNGAGKSTLLRCIYGSLRVQSGSVKINGEIIKNYTDIFFQSEDFLMNQSMTVFENIYFRLNLLKNEKFDIESILCEYGLIEKLDTPIKYLSSGLKQRASLAFGLSSKPLLMLLDEPTNAVDPATKYLLEKKMREYKEKLATCIFATHELDFAYRVSDRILMLQNGHLIKDVQVRDLDSSEELKEMYFKASKDSLLREVI; encoded by the coding sequence ATGGAGGAAACTAAAGATTCTAAAATGATACAGAATCAAACGATTATTAAAGCTGAAGAGCTTTGTGTTTATTTCAAAAGAACAAATACAAAGGCACTTGAGAATATTTCATTTGAAGTGGGCAAGGGCGAAACAATCGCTCTTCTTGGGCATAATGGTGCAGGTAAATCAACTTTGCTAAGATGCATATACGGTTCTTTGCGTGTGCAAAGTGGCTCTGTAAAAATTAATGGTGAAATCATAAAAAACTACACCGATATTTTCTTTCAAAGTGAAGACTTTTTAATGAATCAGTCTATGACTGTGTTTGAGAATATTTATTTTAGATTGAATCTCTTAAAGAATGAGAAATTTGATATCGAATCGATTTTATGTGAGTATGGGTTAATTGAAAAGCTAGATACACCAATTAAATATCTATCATCTGGGTTAAAGCAACGCGCTTCTCTAGCGTTTGGCTTGTCATCGAAACCCTTATTAATGCTTTTAGATGAGCCAACTAACGCAGTTGATCCTGCGACAAAGTATCTACTTGAAAAGAAAATGAGGGAATATAAGGAGAAATTAGCTACATGTATATTTGCAACTCATGAACTTGATTTTGCATATCGTGTGTCAGATAGAATTTTAATGCTTCAAAATGGGCACTTAATTAAAGACGTGCAAGTCAGAGATTTAGATTCTTCTGAGGAATTAAAGGAGATGTATTTTAAGGCTTCTAAGGATAGTTTGTTGAGAGAAGTGATTTGA
- the purH gene encoding bifunctional phosphoribosylaminoimidazolecarboxamide formyltransferase/IMP cyclohydrolase has translation MSQDRIIKRALISVTDKTGIVDFAQTLHHEFGVELISTGGTAHVLVDAGIPVVSIENVTGFPEMMDGRVKTLHPKVHGALLARRDLDTHMSEALQHQIDLIDLVVVNLYEFEKTVASPDVSFADAIEHIDIGGPSMLRSAAKNADAVTVVMDPSDYATVLAEMRINQGATTAETRRHLQYKVFACTAQYDAAIAAWLERQLEKDNIRAHNQGLVEPAAATGASACSVSEHGVASFGASSSLAAWQVHPSETLSLTLTKQQDLRYGENPHQSAAFYRMPNAPTHALVNARQLQGKELSYNNLLDTDAAWNLVREFEEPACIILKHQNPCGSAVATNITDAYDRAFACDPKSAFGGIIACNREVPLELVEHIADVNKQFVEVLIAPSFSDQALERLSRRANLRVLATGGIDVAVALEFRSVDGGMLVQTVDRADEDVENFTVPTTRKPTETELSDLMFAWRVCKGVKSNAILIAKDGRGLGMGPGQPNRVDSARMACLRAEEACERSGLEKGNFICASDAFFPFRDNVDTLAEHGVVAIIQPGGSMRDDECIEACNERGIAMVFTGVRHFRH, from the coding sequence ATGTCTCAGGACAGGATTATTAAACGTGCACTTATCTCGGTTACCGACAAAACGGGCATCGTCGATTTTGCTCAGACCTTGCACCATGAGTTTGGCGTTGAGCTTATTTCGACCGGTGGCACCGCACACGTGCTTGTCGATGCAGGCATTCCAGTGGTGTCCATTGAGAACGTCACGGGTTTTCCAGAGATGATGGATGGCCGTGTAAAAACCTTGCATCCTAAGGTACATGGTGCCTTGCTTGCTCGCCGTGACCTTGATACGCATATGAGCGAGGCGCTGCAACATCAGATTGATTTGATTGATTTGGTGGTAGTTAACCTCTATGAGTTTGAGAAAACGGTTGCAAGTCCTGATGTAAGCTTTGCAGATGCAATTGAGCACATCGATATTGGTGGTCCTTCGATGTTGCGTTCGGCGGCAAAAAATGCTGATGCCGTAACGGTGGTTATGGACCCATCTGACTATGCGACCGTACTTGCTGAGATGCGCATCAATCAGGGTGCAACAACTGCTGAAACCCGTCGCCACCTGCAGTACAAGGTCTTTGCATGCACCGCGCAATACGACGCTGCAATTGCCGCATGGCTGGAGCGCCAACTTGAAAAAGATAATATCCGCGCCCACAATCAAGGACTTGTTGAACCTGCTGCTGCAACAGGAGCCTCTGCATGCTCAGTATCTGAGCATGGGGTTGCTAGTTTTGGTGCAAGTTCTAGCCTTGCTGCGTGGCAGGTGCACCCTAGTGAGACGCTAAGCCTTACGCTGACAAAGCAGCAAGATTTACGTTACGGCGAAAACCCTCATCAGAGCGCCGCATTTTATCGCATGCCTAATGCACCCACCCATGCCTTAGTCAACGCGCGTCAGCTGCAGGGTAAGGAGCTTTCCTATAACAATTTGTTAGATACCGATGCTGCGTGGAATCTTGTACGCGAGTTTGAAGAGCCGGCGTGCATCATTCTTAAGCATCAGAATCCCTGTGGCTCTGCCGTTGCTACAAACATTACCGATGCATATGACCGTGCTTTTGCTTGCGACCCCAAGAGCGCTTTTGGTGGCATTATTGCCTGCAATCGCGAAGTTCCGCTTGAGTTGGTTGAGCATATCGCCGATGTAAACAAACAGTTTGTGGAAGTGCTTATTGCGCCGTCGTTTAGTGACCAAGCGCTTGAGCGTTTGAGTCGTCGCGCCAATTTGCGCGTGCTCGCAACAGGTGGCATTGATGTAGCAGTGGCGCTGGAGTTTCGCTCGGTTGACGGAGGCATGCTAGTTCAAACGGTTGACCGCGCCGATGAAGATGTTGAAAACTTTACGGTTCCAACCACGCGTAAACCCACCGAGACTGAGCTGAGTGACTTGATGTTTGCTTGGCGCGTGTGCAAGGGTGTTAAGAGTAACGCCATTTTGATTGCCAAAGATGGCCGAGGTCTTGGCATGGGACCAGGTCAGCCTAATCGCGTTGATTCGGCGCGTATGGCTTGTCTTCGTGCTGAGGAGGCGTGCGAGCGTTCAGGCCTAGAGAAGGGAAACTTTATTTGTGCAAGTGATGCCTTCTTCCCCTTCCGCGATAATGTGGACACGCTAGCAGAACACGGGGTTGTTGCCATTATTCAGCCAGGTGGCTCTATGCGCGATGATGAATGTATTGAGGCTTGTAATGAGCGCGGAATTGCAATGGTATTCACGGGGGTTCGCCACTTTAGGCACTAG
- a CDS encoding response regulator transcription factor, translating to MDSLDNPLIFIVEDNVAIREELMLALSRHHFRVYACTSFNRVVDEILEQQPALVLLDLTLPGTDGQFICRELREQSQIPLIVLTSRVTEIDEVMSMNLGADDFIAKPYSTRVLVARIQALLRRSASVEPMLVSHKGVQLDPARSLALAGDKQVELTKNEMRILSLLISRAGTIVARETIMRDLWDSEAFIDDNTLTVNVNRLRATLEKIGVVDYLTTHRGRGYSV from the coding sequence ATGGATAGCTTGGACAATCCGCTTATTTTTATTGTCGAGGACAATGTGGCAATTCGCGAAGAGCTTATGCTTGCACTGTCACGCCATCACTTTCGGGTATATGCCTGTACGTCTTTCAATCGTGTAGTAGATGAAATTCTCGAGCAGCAGCCAGCACTGGTGCTCCTTGACCTGACGCTTCCAGGCACTGATGGACAGTTTATCTGCCGTGAACTGCGTGAACAGAGTCAGATTCCTTTGATTGTACTTACGAGTCGGGTAACAGAAATTGATGAAGTTATGAGCATGAATCTTGGTGCTGATGACTTTATCGCTAAGCCATATAGCACGCGTGTTTTGGTGGCGCGTATTCAGGCACTTTTGCGCCGGAGCGCCAGCGTAGAGCCGATGTTGGTAAGTCATAAGGGCGTACAGCTCGACCCGGCTCGTTCACTGGCTCTTGCGGGCGATAAACAAGTTGAACTCACTAAAAACGAGATGCGTATACTGTCGCTTCTTATCTCTCGAGCAGGCACGATTGTCGCGCGTGAAACCATCATGCGTGACCTGTGGGATTCTGAGGCCTTTATTGACGACAACACATTAACCGTTAATGTGAACCGTCTGCGGGCAACACTCGAGAAAATCGGTGTGGTTGATTATCTTACAACGCATCGTGGGCGCGGCTATTCGGTGTAG